A part of Halobacillus shinanisalinarum genomic DNA contains:
- a CDS encoding Ger(x)C family spore germination protein codes for MKYKWLFSLLVASSMVLTSCMPNDSIEDVAIVQLAGYDYIDENQIKGTFAVAQYTKGEQKAAATEIYLTSTADTAKNIHANLQTKSSKPISTGKMSIALFNEELAKQDISKFIDSLTRDPRIGRDIFLAVVNGEAQGMIEGKYEQNETTARYIMGIIEHNMKRNFPNTNLHSFLHSYYGNGVDGFLPYLKKSKDFIKMEGIAFLDDSRLALTIPYSKSLFFKMMKEKVSEGVQEIQFQGDGIMIESINSKVEYYIEGGTENPKFLIDIRVTGVLNEISNLEDSSNPKRIHKMEKEFNEIFEKQCLALIQQFQENNIDPLGLGSILDNRSRNFDVKAWNDKYPDTPVDVKVTMDITETGISS; via the coding sequence ATGAAATATAAGTGGTTATTTTCCCTATTAGTTGCCTCCTCAATGGTACTTACCAGCTGTATGCCCAATGATAGTATAGAAGATGTGGCCATCGTTCAACTTGCCGGATACGATTATATTGATGAAAATCAAATTAAAGGGACGTTTGCTGTTGCCCAGTACACTAAGGGTGAACAAAAGGCAGCAGCTACGGAAATATATTTAACAAGTACAGCAGATACAGCGAAAAATATTCATGCTAATCTACAGACAAAATCATCTAAACCAATATCAACAGGGAAAATGTCCATTGCGCTATTTAATGAAGAACTTGCAAAACAAGATATTTCCAAATTTATTGATTCCTTAACTCGTGATCCAAGAATTGGGAGAGACATCTTTCTTGCGGTTGTAAATGGCGAAGCACAGGGGATGATTGAAGGGAAATATGAACAAAACGAGACAACGGCAAGATATATAATGGGGATTATAGAGCACAACATGAAGAGGAACTTTCCAAACACCAACTTACACAGTTTTTTACATTCTTACTATGGGAATGGAGTTGACGGGTTTCTCCCTTATCTGAAAAAATCAAAGGACTTTATAAAAATGGAAGGGATCGCCTTTTTAGATGATTCGAGATTAGCCCTTACCATTCCTTACTCAAAAAGTTTGTTCTTTAAGATGATGAAAGAGAAAGTAAGTGAAGGAGTACAAGAAATCCAGTTCCAAGGTGATGGGATTATGATAGAAAGTATCAATTCAAAAGTGGAATATTATATAGAAGGTGGAACTGAAAACCCCAAATTTCTAATAGATATTCGTGTGACAGGAGTCTTAAATGAAATTTCTAACTTGGAGGATAGTTCAAATCCCAAGCGAATACACAAAATGGAAAAGGAATTTAATGAAATTTTTGAGAAACAATGTCTTGCACTGATTCAACAATTCCAGGAAAACAATATTGATCCCCTAGGTCTTGGCAGCATATTAGATAACCGCAGTAGGAATTTTGATGTGAAGGCTTGGAATGATAAATACCCTGATACACCTGTGGATGTAAAGGTGACAATGGATATTACTGAAACGGGGATCTCATCATAA
- a CDS encoding GerAB/ArcD/ProY family transporter, which produces MNNITPFKEGLSVPESSLVTPTYVFFLIHAMQVGVGILGFETYISKYAGFDAWISILFGGLCIHILLWMIYHILQDSKGDIVSVHKNIFGKYIGGFLSLLFSIYFLLLTLTVLRTFIEVIEVWIFPELQLWLFSCASILLIYYFVVSGFRVVTGMCLISVILGLPILLLKFYPILEGDVSSLYPVVDHSVSELIAATKQSVLSFLGIELLLIFYPFIKNPHASKKWAHFGVFFTVLIYLITAITSFVYFSEGQLEYVIWGTITLWKIVEFPFVERFEYIGIAMWFYVVLPNIALALWGASRIPKRVFKVKQRYVLWLFCAILLVASGLLKTRHTIDTLNSFTSQVGLYVLLYIPVLFCLSKIINKVRN; this is translated from the coding sequence ATGAATAATATAACACCCTTCAAGGAAGGGCTCTCTGTACCTGAAAGTTCTTTAGTTACACCCACCTATGTCTTTTTTTTAATCCATGCCATGCAGGTGGGGGTCGGTATCCTTGGATTTGAAACCTATATTTCCAAGTATGCAGGTTTTGATGCTTGGATTTCGATATTATTCGGTGGTTTATGTATTCATATTCTATTATGGATGATTTACCATATCCTTCAAGACAGTAAAGGAGATATTGTGTCAGTTCACAAGAATATCTTCGGTAAATATATCGGAGGTTTTCTCAGTCTACTTTTTAGCATCTATTTTCTTCTGCTGACTCTTACCGTTCTAAGGACATTTATAGAGGTTATTGAAGTATGGATCTTTCCGGAGTTGCAACTCTGGCTTTTCTCGTGTGCATCCATATTACTTATCTATTATTTCGTAGTAAGTGGGTTTCGGGTTGTAACCGGTATGTGCTTAATTAGTGTTATCTTGGGTCTTCCGATTTTATTGCTTAAATTTTACCCGATCTTAGAAGGTGATGTAAGCAGTCTTTATCCTGTTGTTGATCACAGTGTTTCAGAGCTGATCGCTGCTACAAAACAAAGTGTTTTAAGTTTTCTCGGTATTGAATTACTGTTGATTTTCTATCCTTTTATCAAGAATCCGCATGCCTCTAAAAAATGGGCACATTTCGGAGTGTTTTTTACGGTTTTAATCTATTTAATCACAGCGATTACTTCTTTTGTTTATTTCAGTGAAGGACAACTCGAGTACGTCATTTGGGGGACGATTACCCTATGGAAAATTGTCGAGTTTCCCTTTGTTGAACGTTTCGAGTACATCGGTATAGCTATGTGGTTTTATGTAGTGTTACCAAACATAGCTTTGGCCTTGTGGGGGGCATCCCGTATACCAAAACGTGTGTTTAAGGTAAAACAAAGGTATGTTCTTTGGTTATTTTGTGCGATCCTTTTGGTTGCGAGCGGGTTGTTAAAGACCCGACATACCATTGATACACTCAACAGTTTTACAAGTCAAGTTGGCCTTTATGTTTTGTTATACATCCCAGTCTTGTTCTGTCTCTCGAAGATTATCAATAAAGTGAGGAATTGA
- a CDS encoding BrxA/BrxB family bacilliredoxin, with product MNPYEAYMKEISQPMRDELTQAGFSELTTPESVDEFISSTKGTALVVVNSVCGCAAGLARPSARESLVNEKRPEHLVTVFAGQDREATSRMRDYLEGYEPSSPSMALLKDGQVLHFIPREEIEDHDVEEIVSNLTSAYNEHC from the coding sequence ATGAACCCATATGAAGCGTATATGAAAGAAATATCTCAACCAATGAGAGACGAGCTAACACAAGCAGGCTTTTCTGAATTAACAACCCCTGAATCTGTCGATGAGTTCATCAGTTCAACAAAGGGAACGGCCCTTGTCGTAGTCAATTCTGTATGTGGTTGTGCAGCAGGACTAGCCCGTCCTTCCGCTAGAGAATCACTCGTTAATGAGAAAAGACCGGAACACCTAGTGACTGTATTTGCTGGACAGGATCGTGAAGCGACAAGCCGTATGCGCGATTATTTAGAAGGCTATGAACCTTCCTCCCCATCTATGGCTTTATTAAAAGATGGGCAAGTCCTTCATTTTATTCCTCGAGAAGAAATTGAAGATCATGACGTCGAAGAAATTGTAAGTAATTTAACCTCTGCTTATAACGAACATTGCTAA
- the mscL gene encoding large conductance mechanosensitive channel protein MscL produces the protein MQLFQEFREFAVRGNAVDMGVGVVLGAAFGGFIDSLVSDMLLPPIGVILTKMNFENLYISLSGETFSSLAEAKAAGAATINYGLFITASIRFLLVLFAVFLVVRQINRWRKPHKNPMASLMKKECPYCCMPIPKPAVICPNCSSTLTEERMEKTPRWYVK, from the coding sequence TTGCAACTATTTCAGGAATTTCGTGAGTTTGCTGTGAGAGGGAATGCGGTTGATATGGGGGTGGGGGTTGTTTTAGGTGCGGCATTTGGCGGATTCATTGATTCGCTCGTTTCTGATATGTTGTTGCCGCCAATTGGGGTAATTCTCACAAAGATGAACTTTGAGAACCTCTACATTAGTTTGAGTGGGGAAACCTTTTCTTCTTTAGCTGAAGCAAAAGCTGCTGGTGCTGCAACCATTAATTACGGCTTATTCATTACTGCATCCATCCGCTTTCTACTCGTACTGTTTGCTGTCTTTCTCGTCGTTAGACAAATTAATCGTTGGAGAAAACCTCACAAAAACCCAATGGCATCCTTGATGAAGAAAGAATGCCCTTACTGCTGTATGCCCATCCCTAAACCAGCAGTGATTTGCCCAAACTGTTCGAGTACCTTAACAGAGGAAAGAATGGAAAAAACTCCACGATGGTATGTTAAGTAA
- a CDS encoding spore germination protein, with protein MFNWTKKKKGKDKESYQPQGMLKQEGQNPEASFQDLYEMMKQSKDFVIYQHSGRTSCVLSYYKTLSGSKFMNELVLPILKKHALFSLEDIKERLPVENVYITRQLTKVKEKITRGYIVIQMQEGEEEALLIPATKNKSRNISIPEVEFSVVGPKEAFVESLDTNINLIRKRLPIPELTMREVSVGKLTKTRVAVVYIDEVANKENVNTVMQRLNDIQYDQIIDSSFITQMIADNSSSPFPQFLDTERPDRVVGTLVEGKIAVVVDGSPHALVCPTTIVEFFSSSDDYFLPWHLATVFRLIRLCAILFSVLSTPLYVAVLTYHHEMIPQELLATIISSRADIPFPPILEVIILELTIELLREAGARLPTKIGQTIGIVGGIVIGTAAVEAGMTSNVLLIIVALAALASFTTPVYQIGNTVRLVRFPFIIGAQMWGLIGVTMCMAFFIGHLMNLQSIGRPFFAPLYPLRFNDLKDAFIRLPFNKQKKRPMQTRPVHSTRFDPNRIKGKRDIDE; from the coding sequence ATGTTTAATTGGACGAAAAAAAAGAAGGGGAAAGACAAGGAAAGTTATCAACCACAAGGGATGCTAAAACAAGAGGGTCAAAACCCAGAGGCATCGTTTCAGGACTTATATGAAATGATGAAACAGTCCAAGGATTTTGTTATTTATCAACACAGCGGTCGGACGAGCTGTGTTCTTTCCTATTATAAGACATTAAGTGGTTCAAAATTTATGAATGAATTGGTTTTGCCTATCTTAAAAAAACATGCATTATTTTCTTTAGAAGATATAAAAGAAAGACTGCCTGTTGAAAATGTTTATATTACGAGGCAGTTAACAAAAGTAAAAGAAAAAATTACACGCGGGTATATTGTGATTCAAATGCAGGAAGGCGAGGAGGAAGCGCTTCTAATTCCCGCAACCAAAAATAAAAGCCGAAACATTAGTATCCCTGAAGTGGAATTTAGTGTTGTAGGGCCTAAGGAAGCGTTTGTTGAGTCATTAGACACGAACATCAATCTTATTCGTAAACGCTTGCCAATACCAGAATTAACGATGAGAGAAGTATCTGTTGGCAAACTAACAAAAACACGTGTTGCGGTGGTTTACATTGATGAGGTTGCAAACAAGGAAAACGTGAATACAGTTATGCAGCGATTAAATGATATTCAATACGATCAGATTATTGATAGTTCATTTATCACCCAAATGATAGCGGATAATTCGAGTTCCCCCTTCCCACAATTTCTAGATACAGAAAGACCTGACCGTGTTGTAGGGACCCTTGTAGAAGGGAAAATTGCGGTGGTTGTAGATGGCTCGCCTCATGCCCTTGTCTGCCCAACAACAATCGTTGAGTTTTTCTCATCCTCGGATGATTACTTTTTACCTTGGCATTTAGCGACAGTATTCCGTTTAATTCGCCTGTGTGCTATCTTATTTTCCGTACTTAGTACACCGCTATACGTCGCGGTATTAACCTATCATCATGAGATGATACCACAGGAGTTATTAGCAACGATTATTTCTTCAAGGGCCGATATTCCTTTCCCTCCTATTCTTGAGGTTATTATTCTTGAATTAACGATCGAATTGCTCAGAGAAGCGGGGGCGCGGCTGCCAACCAAGATCGGCCAAACGATTGGTATTGTTGGCGGTATTGTTATTGGGACTGCTGCAGTTGAAGCAGGTATGACAAGTAATGTGTTGTTAATTATTGTCGCATTAGCGGCGCTTGCCTCGTTTACTACGCCTGTGTATCAAATTGGTAACACGGTCCGTCTTGTGCGGTTTCCGTTTATCATCGGGGCGCAAATGTGGGGATTAATCGGTGTTACGATGTGTATGGCATTCTTTATCGGTCATTTGATGAATTTACAGTCTATAGGGAGACCTTTTTTTGCTCCCTTGTATCCACTAAGATTTAATGATTTAAAGGATGCATTTATTCGTTTGCCTTTTAACAAACAGAAGAAAAGACCTATGCAAACTCGTCCGGTTCATTCAACCCGTTTTGACCCAAACCGTATCAAGGGAAAGAGGGATATTGATGAATAA
- a CDS encoding DUF3231 family protein has product MDKLRLTSNELGVLWTQYVQNSMVDQVLKYLLETVENEQIKSIVEETLTIL; this is encoded by the coding sequence TTGGATAAGCTACGTTTAACTTCTAATGAACTTGGAGTGCTTTGGACACAGTACGTTCAAAATAGTATGGTTGATCAAGTATTAAAATATCTTTTAGAAACAGTAGAAAATGAACAAATTAAATCTATTGTTGAAGAAACGTTAACGATTCTGTAA
- a CDS encoding SCO7613 C-terminal domain-containing membrane protein → MHRSRLFVWISFISISLTVGFGLRALELSVDAFYLLLMVFNAVLLVLYHQYKERKRLQLFMKEVPLYTQANLILSTLLMLVLFENELFYSFNLLLTAGLYMAMVFVYKTREYQFVFSTLVAYGIYQLVEHSALETVDFVVYGAAGLLYIGFAYAWRSHTFVSRMFMYMSGLISFFAFIYVSYKGILIQAEDGSLLLFLSYLIVALNYGVLSYLVKQQVFQYLTPVFIFAAAWQLWLVVDSDFASMELFLFAVASAVLLYLGLWAKHHWFLPIKESSFYTSIVIMILCIGFAAQTNQYSETAAMLFTFGVWAYLAFKKSHVKEVMDTAVWVQPLSWFAALVTVYFILVEHIAGLRSVYGETAHFACAGLLLLAISEAFRRAKEEDFSMSTFYIGQSSYALAIFFLLNGTGVEADWMRAVILAAGIAVFTWLVLRSGISQLWIVVSLTVLAFYVSLLPLLELHGLPDILMFMIAAPVLLISIGSLGGKKWPDMNPYFFWLAHGSMVILTAIILLEQTISMRLTPFILMVPIAVYVYSSLVKKREWQVKVFLYASFTTLFFLITNIGGHYDLFQAIPAPYSIMITSVILSLTWLSLPVVWRRRVEWYLIPFSLIGMYSIIYKPDLLQVVEIVPILAYVALTVFFILYRKWSWVNVLPLLAILCMWEEYRMIIDRQVMLVLLMISFVVLVVIGRVMYSHLVEKKKDSIILDSFTWVALLYSPFLFTFLQENTTVWLQIVPYLLLSVWFILNRLRWGTQMAAAIFETLSVLTIYPAYLLVIYEYRDLWSDLIQAELEVLPLIGVMIFLQKQTWSDYRQIMKRIQLSLLLGISAYLVVDAIFSHTIWDAWIIGSLSLISMVVGMQLRIKSYFFVGMGVLIFNVIYQTRPYWGNMPWWVYLLVAGLLLIGIASYNEWQKQQGHNPVGRKLKQLQASLGRWD, encoded by the coding sequence ATGCACCGTTCCCGCCTATTCGTATGGATTTCATTTATTTCCATCTCGCTTACAGTTGGGTTTGGTTTAAGGGCTCTAGAGTTATCAGTAGACGCCTTTTACCTTTTGCTGATGGTGTTTAATGCTGTTTTATTAGTACTTTACCATCAATATAAAGAAAGGAAGCGGCTTCAGCTTTTCATGAAAGAAGTCCCGTTATATACACAGGCAAACTTAATTTTATCGACCTTGCTCATGTTGGTACTTTTTGAAAATGAACTGTTTTACAGTTTCAACTTACTACTGACAGCAGGCCTTTACATGGCAATGGTGTTTGTCTACAAGACAAGGGAGTACCAGTTTGTCTTTTCTACACTGGTTGCTTACGGAATATATCAGTTAGTTGAACACTCAGCGCTAGAGACTGTTGATTTTGTCGTGTATGGCGCGGCCGGATTGTTGTACATTGGATTCGCGTACGCCTGGAGAAGCCATACATTTGTAAGTAGGATGTTCATGTATATGAGTGGGTTAATCTCTTTTTTCGCCTTTATTTATGTGAGTTATAAAGGGATTCTTATCCAAGCGGAAGATGGCTCATTGTTGCTGTTTCTATCCTACCTCATTGTTGCACTTAACTATGGTGTGCTTTCCTATCTTGTTAAACAGCAGGTCTTTCAATACTTAACACCAGTGTTTATTTTTGCTGCTGCCTGGCAGTTATGGTTGGTAGTGGATAGTGATTTTGCGAGTATGGAGTTGTTCCTGTTTGCGGTAGCGAGTGCAGTATTGCTTTACCTTGGCCTCTGGGCTAAGCATCACTGGTTCCTGCCCATTAAAGAAAGTAGCTTTTATACGTCCATTGTTATTATGATCCTTTGCATTGGTTTTGCAGCTCAGACGAATCAATATAGTGAAACCGCTGCTATGTTGTTTACGTTTGGAGTATGGGCCTATTTGGCATTTAAGAAATCACATGTAAAGGAAGTAATGGATACGGCCGTTTGGGTCCAACCTCTAAGTTGGTTTGCGGCACTGGTTACTGTTTATTTCATTCTTGTTGAACATATTGCTGGGTTACGAAGTGTTTATGGAGAAACTGCTCATTTTGCTTGTGCTGGACTGCTGCTATTAGCTATCAGTGAAGCTTTTAGGAGGGCGAAGGAAGAAGATTTTTCGATGTCGACGTTTTATATCGGGCAGTCTTCATACGCGTTAGCCATTTTCTTTTTATTAAATGGTACAGGTGTTGAAGCTGATTGGATGCGTGCTGTTATTCTTGCTGCAGGGATAGCTGTGTTTACGTGGCTAGTTCTCCGGTCAGGTATATCACAACTTTGGATCGTCGTTTCACTCACTGTGCTGGCCTTTTATGTGTCATTGCTTCCGTTGCTGGAATTACATGGGTTACCAGACATTTTAATGTTTATGATCGCCGCCCCGGTGCTACTCATTTCCATCGGTTCTTTAGGCGGTAAGAAATGGCCAGATATGAATCCGTATTTCTTTTGGCTTGCCCATGGATCGATGGTTATTCTTACGGCTATCATTTTGCTGGAACAAACTATTTCCATGAGACTGACCCCATTTATCCTAATGGTCCCGATTGCCGTCTATGTTTATAGCAGTTTAGTGAAAAAGCGGGAGTGGCAAGTGAAAGTCTTTCTCTATGCTAGCTTCACGACTCTTTTCTTCCTGATTACCAATATAGGTGGCCATTATGACTTGTTTCAAGCGATTCCAGCCCCCTATTCAATTATGATAACAAGTGTAATTCTTTCGCTCACTTGGCTATCATTGCCTGTGGTGTGGAGAAGAAGGGTTGAGTGGTATCTCATCCCGTTTTCGCTTATTGGGATGTACAGTATTATTTATAAGCCTGATTTACTGCAAGTAGTAGAGATAGTCCCAATCCTAGCTTACGTGGCACTTACTGTTTTTTTTATCTTGTATAGAAAATGGTCATGGGTCAACGTTCTTCCATTACTAGCAATCCTGTGTATGTGGGAAGAATACCGTATGATTATTGACCGTCAAGTGATGCTCGTGTTGTTAATGATCAGTTTTGTCGTGCTTGTTGTAATTGGCCGGGTTATGTACAGTCACTTAGTTGAAAAGAAGAAGGACTCTATCATCTTAGACAGCTTTACATGGGTGGCCTTGCTTTACAGTCCGTTTTTGTTCACCTTTTTGCAGGAGAATACGACAGTATGGCTTCAAATTGTTCCGTACCTGTTACTAAGTGTGTGGTTTATATTAAACCGACTGAGGTGGGGCACTCAAATGGCTGCAGCCATCTTTGAAACGTTAAGTGTACTCACTATCTACCCGGCTTATTTACTTGTTATTTATGAGTATCGTGACTTATGGAGCGATTTGATACAAGCGGAATTGGAGGTCCTTCCGCTTATAGGTGTAATGATTTTTCTGCAGAAGCAAACGTGGTCAGATTATAGACAAATCATGAAACGTATTCAGTTGAGTTTACTGTTAGGGATCTCAGCCTATTTAGTCGTTGATGCTATTTTCAGTCATACCATCTGGGATGCATGGATTATTGGCAGCCTGTCTTTGATTTCTATGGTTGTCGGTATGCAGCTGCGTATCAAATCTTACTTTTTCGTAGGGATGGGTGTATTGATATTCAACGTTATCTATCAAACGCGTCCGTATTGGGGTAATATGCCATGGTGGGTTTACTTGCTCGTAGCGGGGCTTTTGCTCATAGGCATTGCAAGCTACAACGAATGGCAAAAGCAACAAGGCCACAATCCGGTCGGGAGAAAGCTCAAACAGCTCCAGGCTTCGTTAGGAAGATGGGATTAA
- a CDS encoding ABC transporter ATP-binding protein produces MAKLTTEHVDIAYGDHQVVEDLTLDIPENKITTIIGPNGCGKSTILKSLARIQTVNGGFVYLDGKAIKKESSKQIAKKMGVLPQSPEAPSGLTVAELVSYGRFPHQKGFGKLTKHDYEMIKWAIDITGVAEFESRFIDSLSGGQRQRVWIAMALAQETEILILDEPTTYLDLAHQLEVLQLLERLNKEEGRTIVMVIHDLNQAARFADYIVAIHKGEIIKEGTPEEVIEKRVLRDVFHIDADVVTDPRTNKPVCLTYDLVQEQSRNHPEEKVVAFM; encoded by the coding sequence ATGGCAAAGTTAACGACTGAACATGTCGACATTGCTTATGGTGATCATCAAGTTGTGGAAGATTTGACTTTGGATATTCCTGAAAATAAAATCACGACAATTATCGGACCGAATGGGTGCGGGAAGTCGACCATATTGAAGTCACTTGCAAGGATCCAAACTGTAAATGGTGGTTTTGTGTACTTAGATGGCAAAGCGATCAAAAAAGAATCGTCTAAACAAATTGCTAAGAAAATGGGCGTCTTACCTCAATCACCTGAAGCTCCTAGCGGATTAACGGTAGCTGAGCTTGTATCCTATGGACGTTTTCCACACCAAAAAGGGTTTGGGAAATTAACGAAACATGACTATGAAATGATAAAATGGGCAATTGATATTACAGGTGTAGCTGAATTTGAGAGTCGATTTATCGATTCCTTATCCGGCGGTCAGCGCCAAAGAGTCTGGATCGCTATGGCACTAGCACAGGAAACGGAAATTCTCATATTAGATGAGCCAACTACTTACTTAGACCTGGCGCATCAGCTAGAGGTGCTTCAATTACTTGAACGTCTAAACAAAGAAGAAGGTCGGACAATCGTGATGGTGATTCATGATTTAAATCAGGCAGCTCGATTTGCTGATTATATTGTGGCTATCCATAAAGGTGAAATTATCAAAGAAGGTACACCAGAGGAAGTGATTGAGAAACGTGTGCTAAGAGACGTCTTTCATATTGATGCAGATGTCGTTACTGATCCGCGGACAAATAAGCCGGTCTGTTTGACGTATGATTTAGTACAAGAACAATCGCGTAATCATCCAGAGGAGAAAGTGGTTGCCTTTATGTGA
- a CDS encoding DUF3231 family protein has translation MEYVQGKKYLNPFKKRSLNTVEISHLLENVKTNVIGEKLCTGFAQTTKSPEIKSYLKKGKKFRKSI, from the coding sequence GTGGAGTACGTGCAAGGAAAAAAATACTTAAATCCGTTTAAGAAAAGATCATTGAATACAGTAGAAATCTCGCATCTGCTTGAGAACGTAAAGACGAATGTTATCGGTGAAAAGCTGTGTACCGGTTTTGCACAAACAACAAAATCGCCGGAAATTAAGTCCTACCTTAAGAAGGGGAAGAAATTTCGAAAAAGCATCTGA
- a CDS encoding conserved virulence factor C family protein, producing MKIVSIEPTPSPNSMKINLNEELPSGETRNYKQGSNLESAPDFIAQLFDIEGVKGLYHVTDFIALERHPKVSWEGILPAVRSIFGSEETSDVASQNNQETPDDSFGEVKVFVQMFRGIPMQVKLEDGDDEKRIGLPDIFMEAAMEAAPASPNMIMERKWVEQNPRYGDPYEIGEQVKEELAASYDTNRLKTLVKLAAEEDTSETEAVPKQKVSIEVLNDQDWKVRYAALDRMDPTIEDLPVLDKALGDPKASIRRLATAYLGMIEEAETLPYLYKALKDKTVTVRRTAGDCLSDLGFKEAMPEMIESLSDSNRLVRWRAAMFLYELGDETALPALKEASKDPEFEVRMQINMAIERIEGGETAKGSVWHQMTQATKQKQ from the coding sequence ATGAAGATTGTGTCCATAGAGCCGACGCCCAGCCCTAACTCAATGAAAATTAACTTGAATGAAGAATTACCAAGCGGGGAGACCCGTAACTATAAACAGGGGAGTAATTTGGAATCAGCTCCTGACTTCATTGCACAGCTTTTTGACATTGAAGGTGTTAAAGGACTCTATCATGTTACGGACTTCATCGCTTTAGAACGGCACCCAAAAGTAAGTTGGGAAGGCATCTTACCTGCAGTCCGTTCAATTTTTGGTTCGGAAGAAACGTCTGATGTTGCTTCTCAAAACAACCAGGAGACACCTGATGATTCTTTTGGCGAGGTAAAAGTGTTTGTCCAAATGTTCCGCGGTATTCCGATGCAAGTGAAACTCGAAGATGGCGATGATGAGAAACGTATCGGCCTGCCTGATATATTCATGGAAGCAGCGATGGAAGCGGCCCCTGCTTCTCCAAACATGATTATGGAGCGAAAATGGGTCGAACAAAACCCACGCTATGGCGATCCCTATGAAATAGGAGAACAAGTCAAAGAAGAACTCGCAGCCAGTTACGATACGAACCGATTGAAGACCCTTGTAAAGCTTGCTGCTGAAGAAGATACGAGTGAAACCGAGGCAGTTCCCAAACAAAAAGTTTCTATAGAAGTACTGAATGACCAAGATTGGAAAGTCCGGTATGCCGCCCTTGACCGAATGGATCCAACAATAGAGGATTTACCCGTATTAGACAAAGCGTTGGGTGATCCCAAAGCTTCGATAAGACGTTTAGCTACGGCTTACTTAGGCATGATTGAAGAAGCGGAAACCCTTCCTTACCTTTACAAGGCTTTAAAGGACAAAACCGTAACAGTACGGAGAACTGCTGGGGATTGCTTATCTGATCTCGGCTTTAAAGAAGCCATGCCTGAAATGATCGAATCACTGTCTGACAGCAACCGATTAGTCAGATGGCGTGCGGCTATGTTCCTTTATGAACTCGGGGATGAAACAGCTCTTCCTGCTTTAAAAGAGGCATCCAAGGATCCTGAGTTTGAAGTACGCATGCAAATCAATATGGCGATTGAACGAATTGAAGGCGGCGAAACAGCAAAAGGTTCCGTCTGGCACCAGATGACACAAGCTACTAAACAAAAACAATAG